CATAAAACAGCGCTTTTGGTATCAGAACATCAATATAGACCGTCGCTTCCTCGCCCGGACCGGCATAAACAAAATCGGCCGACGTATGAATAATCCAGCCGTGAAAGGTCGTCGCTGTCGCCCGATAAAAATCGAGCCCTTCTCCGGTATTGCGAACTGTCACATAGTAACGTACAGTATCGCCGGGCATGGCATCCTGATCGCCGGGCAGAGCCGCAGCTTCAATCAAAACAGCCGCGCTTGCCGATAGATTAACTTCCGACGTGCTGCCCATCCCTATCCAGACAGGGTCATCGGGCCCCTCAGTCAGCGCCAGGCGGCCATTAAGATAAAAAGTCAACGCGTCGCCCTGCTCCGCTCCCTCATCAACATCGATGCTGTAAATATCATCCCCGTATACAGGTATGAATCCGTAAATACCTTCATATTTTACCGTCCAGGTACCACAATGAGCGCCGTCGGGGTCATAGGCATCAATAATGGATCCGACCGGTACCGGGTTCCCATTATATGTCGTTGCTGATCCCCGCAAATTGGCCCACACATTGGTCGGGACGACCTCTCCGAAAGCTACCCCCGCCGCCAGCAAGCTCCATCCGCCGATAACCAGAGTCAGTATGATTTTTCTAAACACTTATATCACCATCCTTGACCGGGCGCCATTTTATGACGCCCGGTTTGGAATTTATGGTTTTCGGTTATTTCATCAATACCATCTTTTTGGATGTTTCGAACGAACCGGCTTTCATGCGGTAGAAATAGATTCCGGATGCGACCGGCTCACCGCTCGAACTGGTACCGTCCCAGACCACTTCGTTACGACCCGCTTCGGCCATTCCGTCAAAAACGGTCTTGACCATCTCGCCAAGAATATTATACACCTCGATCGAGGCTTTCATGGCCTGCGGAACCGAGAATGAAATGTTGGTGACCGGGTTGAACGGGTTCGGATAGTTCTGGCCCAGACTGAAATCGTTCGGCAGCAGGTTATCTTCTGTCTTGGCCGTAACGGCGCCGATCTCAACCTTATCGCCCATCGTGGTCCAAATGAAGGTTTCATTTGTTCCGACACCGTCAATTAACAGGCTGAATTCCTCGTTTGATCTCAGGCCTTCCCTGTCAGTCGTCAGCGGATCATCGCCGTAAACAGGGACAAAGCCGAAGCGGCCGTTTTCACCGACCAGGCCGGCGCCGACAACTCTGCCGTCAGCGGCGACAACCTCGATTTCGGAACCGGTCGGGACTGCTCTGCCGTCAAGGATCAGCTCACGTGAGTAGATATTAATCCACTGTCTTGAAGCCATTACCTGCGATTGAGCCGCCTTGGCCGTTCTGTAACCGGCAAACTCCTGCTTGAAGACAACCGACGGACCGCTGCCCGGATATACGAGGATATCATCACTCATCACTTTCAGCCAATATCCCAGACCGGGATACATATGCTGCATGGTCGAGTATTCCGGAGCAACACTGGGATCCCAGATCAAACCCGTGCCGTCGAAGCTCAACGCGATAATCAGATTTTCATAAACCGATGTTAGAGCATGCGGCGTCGTATCGGGCATATTAGGCAGATAGGAAACCAGGTTCCAGCCGGCTTCGAGATTGATCGGAGTGGTTACGGCAATCGGCACACCGGTAACGACAAGCGTCTGCGGGCAGGTCATCTTGACCCAGTATCCATGATAATGGTCGGCGCTCCACAGCGTCGAGAACTCGGGCAGGGTCGGGTCATAAGTCATACCGCCGCGCTCGAATCCAAGCACCACCTCGACGCAACCGGAAATCGAGGCCAGCAGGGCTTCGATATCGTCATCGGGAGTATCGACATTCCATGAAATCAGATTCCAGCCTGCATCTAGAGCAATTGTCCGCTCTTCGATAGTATAGACATCAAGGCAGACTTCCTTGGAGTCGCCGTTCTCTGTCCAGAATCTGTCGCCTACGGCGTTGGCCGGATAACCGTTGATGAAGAAGGAAATTTCATCGCCCGGCTCGGCGCCTTCATCAATTATGGTGTAAATATCATCACGATAAACCGGCATCAAACCGTACTTGCCGGCTTCAGTAACATACCAGGTTCCGCAATGGACGCCGTCCGGATCATAGGCATCAACCACCGACCCGATCGGAAGCGGGACATTGTAGAAAGAGTTTTCATCACAATAGAAGTTAACCCATTCATTCGTCGGGGTAACATCCGGAACCCCGGTCAACACTATGTCAAACCCGATTTCGTTGAAACCAATTTCCTCGACCAGACCGGGATAGTAGCCTTCCTTGTAGGCATAGGCGTCAAACGGGAAGATACTGTTGGCATGGCAAAGGAACTGGCCGTTGATATCGGTAGTTTCGGTCAGGATTACACCGCCGCCCGGGAAATCATCCCAAAGTTCGACGGTGGCGCCTTCGATTTCATTGTCTTCATCGTCGATAACACGACCGCAAACCATGGCAGCGGCAGTGTCGATCAGAATCTTGCCGGCAATGAAAGTCGGATGGATTATATCAAGGTCGCTGCTGATAAAGGTCAGACCGAAGCCGGTGAAATATGATGATGTGTCGATCGTCACCTGGGCTTCGGTGGCACCCGGCCTAACACTGAAATGCAGCTTCGCCAGCATACCGCGGCCCGCCGGGACATCCGGTTCGAAAGTTGGGAGGATGGCTATCTCGGCGTGCCAGGTGTCATTATCTATCGCCACCGGTTTGCTCTGGACATAAGCGACACGGGTTCCATCGAAAGTGATACCGTCAAGCATCACCGAACCGGAGTTCCAGGTCAACGGCAGATGGATGGCACTGAGCGGATCGAAGTTGCGGAAATAGACCGGAATGACCACGTCGTTGCCGGGAACGGCCGGAACCGCCGGGATCCAGACCGAATCGGCCTTGGTTACCGGGCCCAGAACCGTCAACATGACCGGAACTGAAACAGGCGGGAAATATGGAACTTCAAACCCGGGGTAAATTACCACGGAATCGATATAGACACCGGGGCTCAACATGGAGGTGTTGGCAACCAGCAGTAATGATTTTGGCGTTACATATGGGGGCATGCCAAAGGGCTCAACCGTGAGCCATGGTTGACCATGGAAGAAAGTAAACATGACATTCTGGCCCGAGGTATCGAAGACAAAAAGCGAATCGTAAATCATTTCGCCCTGGTTGACGGTCCAGTTGAAGGACATCGGCCAGGTATTAATAACCACCGGAAGCTGTGAAGGTTGAACATTTACAATGACCGGTACCTTGACCGTTTCAAAGGTAACCGAATCCATCGGATTATAAATCAATATCGTATCGGAATGGTATCCGACGGAGAGTCCCTCGGTCCTTATATTAAAGAAGATCGAATCAGGCGTCTGAGGAATGACAGTAATAACAGACGGGAGGAGTTCCAGCCAGCTGCTGCCAAAAATCGTTTCATACATAAATGGTACGTTCATGCCGTGTGTTTCATAGACACTCAGCACCTGATTTATGAGGGAATCACCAGGATCCAATGTAAAGTAGAAACTCGAAGGGAATGTTTCCACCACTGGCGTCGGGGCCACAATGGTCAGCGAAACAGGCACTTCAATCGAGCTGAACAGCGGCGGATCATTTTCAGCGGAAACGATTCTTATTGTATCATAATACGTATTGCCGACGGCCAAATTCGAATCGGTAATAGTAATGTGAAGGAATCTTGGCGTAGTGTACGGACTGGGGAAATAAGGTTCAACGCCGAGCCAGTTTTCTGTATGCCAGGTTGTGAATTCGACATTGCGATCGAACATCTCCGATATAAAGAGAGAATCGTACCGATAACCACCTATCTCCAGAGTGTAGTCCAGAGCGGCGGGGTCGGCCTGGAGAACATAATCGGCATGAACCGTCAGTCCTACGGGGATATACTGCGGTGAATTGACCGCGCCTTCTCCCCACACCCAGATCGTATCGAAATATGTCCCCGGCGCAAGTCCGGCGGTATTTATATCGATCGCGAATTTCTTCGGCGTAATAAGCGGCGAAACCGGAATAGTATCGAGATAGAGCCAGCCTTCCCTGTTATTGGTCCAGAAAGTGATCGACTGACCATTGACTTCGTAAACATTGACGCTGTCGATCGCAATTACTTCCTCGCCATATTCCAGCGTAAAATCAAACACGGTCGGTTCGACGGCAATCTGAGTTATGATGACTTCATTAACCGTCAGGACGACCGGAATATTTATGATGTCTTTGGCCGGAAGCGGGCCTTCGACAACGATGGTGTCATGATAGATGCCCGGATCAAGCCCGGCCGAATTGACGCCAAATTCGATTGTCGCCGGTGTCGATGGCGGTGTCACGAAGACGGGCAGGGTCAGCCAGGAACTGCTGTTGGAAATTTCGAATTGAACCGTCATTCCGTGGGTTTCACTGATATGCACCGAATCGGTTAACGCGGCGCCCTCATTCAAAGTAAAATCAAAAGAGGTCGGCATAACTTCGAGCGCCGGCACGATTACTTCCTCAACTGTCAGGCTGATCGGAATCGTAACCGGGCTGTTTATGGCATCATTGGCCGTGATTGTTAGAGTATCGAAATATTGTCCCGAAGCTAGTCCGGCGGTCGCAATACTGAACTTGCCATAATCAGGCGTGTTATAGCCGACTGCGGGAATCAGCAACCAGCCCGTTTTTCCGGACAAGGTAAATGGAATATTGCGCCCGAATAACTCCTGCACATAAATGGAATCAGGCTTGTCGCCACCTTCCAACAGGGTATAATTACGCGGCGTGACATCGATAGCCAGTTCGATTTCCGGCACAACATCATTGACAAAAATAGCCACCGCTTCCGAATCGGCTAGAGCGCCGTCAGAAGCAATAATGATTACCAGATAATCGCCGGCCTGGGACGTGTCAGGATTGAAGATGAATTGCCCGGTGCCGTCGCCGTTATCGACAATACTCGCATTCATCATAACATTTTCGGCAGACAGGGTCGGGAAGGTTCCATCCGGGTCGGTGGCCGTGATGTCAAGAACCAGTTGCTGACCTTCATCGACAAATACCGGGCCGACCGCAACCTGAGCCAGAACCGGAGCACGGTTGACATTATTGACGGCGATATCGACAACATCGGAAACCGTGGCATCCCCGTCCGAAGCATAGAATGTAATTGGATAATCGCCCGATTGATCAAAAGTCGGGGTCCATTCGAAGGTTCCCGTTCCGTTTCCGTTATCTGTAAATGAGGCTCCGGTCGGCAATGTCGAAGAGGACAATGCCGGGATCGCACCGTCGGCGTCGGTTGCGGAAACGTTGAAAGTCAGAAATATATTTTCATTCGTGGATTGTGGTCCCGGTACGGTGAGCACCGGTTCACGATTGACATTATTGACGGTAATATTTACAACTCCGGAATCCGTAGCGCTTCCATCCGCGGCATAGAATGTAATCGGATAGGCTCCCGATTGCTCATAGGTGGGGGTCCAGTTAAAGGATCCGGTGCCGTTTCCGTTATTGGTAAAGTTGGCGCCGGCCGGCAAGGCCGAAGTTGATAAAGTCGGAATGGTGCCGTCGGGATCGGTCGCCGAAACGGCAAAGGTCAGCAGAACATTTTCATTAACGTTCTGAGCTCCCGGGACAGTAATCACCGGCTTTTGATTGACATTATTTACGGTGATGCTAATCGCCTCTGAGACAGTATCCTTACCATCGGTGGCGAAAAATGTAACCGGGTGGGTGTTGGACTGCGTGAAAGTCGGTGTCCAGCTGAATGTTCCGGTTTTGTTGCCGTTATCGACGAAGGAGGCGCCGGTCGGCAGTGTGGATGTATATAAATGAATGACATCGCCTGCGTTAGCATCGGAAGCACTTACACCGAAAGTAAGCAAGGCGCCTTCATTAACTGTCTTATTTCCAATTGGGTCCAAAACCGGTGGTTCATTGGCAAAAGGATCATATACCGTAAAACAGTATGGCCCTGAAAAATTGGCGCCCGGATCATCGAAAAGCCAGTCAAATTTTCCGGCCGGTGTAACTCCGGGAATCATGCAGGAATCGATGCAAATGGTCCCGGGTTGATCAATTTTATATGCAAAATTGATATAATTTACCGGTGCCGGATCCAATCCCCAGCCAAAGAGGGAAGCTCCCGAGAAGTTTATGGTATCGGGCAGGACGCCATCCCAGCTGAAACCGAACCAATCTTTTAGAAGCAACCAGTAACCGGTCCAGGTGGGGGTCTGAAAAATGGAACTGTCCGCGGTGTAAGTCTGCGTCCGCCATTCAAATATCCTCTGCCCGGCAATATTGCGATGCGTCACATTGGTAATCGACCCATCGGGGCTGTAGAAAAATAGCGGAATACTAACGCCGCTAAGGTCACCAAAGTCGTTCTGCATGTAAAGATCGACCGTGAAAGGTTCGCCCACCATCACTGTATTGGGGCTGATTTCCGGCGAGACTTTGGCGGTAATAGTTGTGGCATTGGCCTGACCAAAGGATAAAATAACCAGGCAGGCCAGCGCCATAAGAAACCAATTACGTCTCATCTCCCACTCCTATCTTGTTTCGATTAAATAAATTGTGATTTTTTTCCAACTTATTGACGTTATTCGGCAATGAACTGTTCATATACATATATTGTAAGCAGAATGCCCGCCACCTCACATGTCGGGAAATCCAATCTGTCTCATCAAATTACAGCCCTAGTCACCATGTTTAGCAATTATATTAGCAAACCCAATACCGAGACACAATTGTAAGCTATAGCAAGTAAATTAACCCTAAGTCATTACTGTATAAAAAATACGTTTTACCTGATGTTTGTCAAGTTATTTAATATCAAATAGATATGCAAAAGCATGCACAAAAATGCTAATCTGTGGCACTCTTACCGGCAACACGTTTTTTTCTTAAAAAGAGGTATATAATGATAAACGATGCCCCCAGAACATCGAACAGGAAATCAAATGGATCACTATGCCGACCCGGAATGTAACTTTGATAGATTTCATCGAAAACGGCAAAAAGAGTAATAAAAAACATGGAGAGGAAAACGGTAAATCTTCCCTGAAGGTTGGGTGAGAGATTTGAAAAGGAGCGAAATATTAAGACGGCAAAGATGGCATATTCGATAAAATGTATCAGCTTGTCCAATGCAATTATTTTGACCGGCGGCAAACCCAGGCCGTGTATGGAGGAAATTATAATAATCAGGGTTCCATAGAGAATGGCCGGCAGATGATATTTCGCAAAGTATTTTATCATTTATCTACCCAAACAAGGCAAGACTAACGCTTTTTTCCGCCCGAAGCAAGGAAAAACCGCCTTATGTCATATTATCGGCTGAATATTTGACTTGACATAGGACATTTAAAAATAATTAATAAGCATAACGCACAAAGGAAGATAATAATTTGAGTTTGAAGAAAAAAAACGAAAATAACCTTATTCCAACCATCCCCTCATTGATCGGAAAGGATGTCTATCTGCGACCCGCCGATGCCGCCGATTATGAATTGACATATCAATGGTTTCTGGCCGCCGATCCCCAGTCCCAAACCTGCCGGCATTCGATTCTGACGACTCCGGCCAATGCCGCCGAACGGGGCCGGCACCGGGAGCCGACGCCGGATCGCGGAGAATTCATTATTGTCCGAATCGAGGATGACCAACCTGTTGGAAAGTTAAGCTTTTTCAATTTGAATATGTTGAATCGGTCGGCGGAACTTGGATATACTGTTGACCCCGACGAGCAAAAAAAGGGCTATGGCGGCGAGGGCCTGCGCCTGCTGATCAAATACCTGTTTCTGCAATTGAATCTTAATAAAGTCTATGCCCAAACCGGATCATTCAATAAAGCTTCGATCAAACTGCTGGAATCGCTCGATTTCAAACTCGACGGCACCCTGCGGCAGCATCATTATTACAATGGCGACCTTTATGACGACCTGGTCTATTCCCTGCTAAGATTCGAGTTTTCTTTCTAGAGATTTTCATCTTTTTGGCCTTAATTTTTCGGAGACAACAGAACCAATATATTTTCGCCAACTCGACGTATATATAGTAATAATCAGAATTATTCTCTATGAATACAGGAGGCAGGATGAGAGTCCATGACATACTAAAATCAAAAGGCTCCGGTTTTGAGGCGATTTCCCCCGGTCAAGGCGTCAAGGAAGCAATTAATAAGATGTTGGATAAGAAAATCGGTTCGCTGCTGGTTATGAATAATGAAGAGCTGGTCGGCATTGTCACCGACCGTGATATTTTCTGGAAGGTGAATCGTGAAGGCGACAGGATGCTTTCCGTAAAGGTCGCGGATATTATGACAACTAAACTGGTTGTCGGCTTGCCCGATGATGATATCGAAACCGCGATGGCTTATATGACCAACAACCGGTTTCGCCATCTGCCGATTATGGATGGTTCCAAAGTCGTGGGGATAATCTCCATAGGTGATATTGTCAAAGCCCAGGTTCATAATCTCAAAGTCGAAAACCGGTACCTGATTGATTATATCACGGGCAAATATCCCGCCTGATAGATTAATTATTTAATCTTTGATCGATGACGGGCAGATACAGAAGCGATTTTCATCGCTGTACCAGAGGCCGATAAGCAGAATAAAGAAATAGACCAGATTACGGCTTATCATTTCATAATCACCGCGGACAGCCAGGCCGAAAGTCAGTATTGCCAGCAGAATCCCGGTTGCGACCAGAACCGCGCGATACTTAAATCCAATCAAATATGATATGCCGATGCCTATTTCAGCAAAAGGCAGAATATACATAAAGGCATAAACCGCAGCCATCGGCAGCCATGTCTCCAAAAAAGGCCGGGCCATGGATTCAACGGAGCGGTCATAATCTATAAATATATCCAGCCCATGCGCAAAAAATACCAGCCCGAACATGAGCCTTATAAGAAGCGATATCCAAACATTTTTCGACAAACCATCCCCCTTTTTAAACAGGCATTAATTGATACGCGGCAAAATCTTCTTAAGTTCCACAATATTGGACTCATTCTATCCAATAACGATAATAATGACACCAGGCATAAAAAAATCGGGGTGAGAGGATTTGTCGTAGATCCTGAGTTCCGAAGGATCGTAGATGCTGAGCGAAGCGAAGTAAACCTCCGGCATAAAAAAANNNNNNNNNNNNNNNNNNNNNNNNNNNNNNNNNNNNNNNNNNNNNNNNNNNNNNNNNNNNNNNNNNNNNNNNNNNNNNNNNNNNNNNNTGAGAGGATTTGTCGTAGATCCTGAGTTCCGAAGGATCGTAGATGCTGAGCGAAGCGAAGTAAACCTCCGGCATAAAAAAATCGGGGTGAGAGGATTTGAACCTCCGGCTCCTTGCTCCCAAAGCAAGTGCGCTACCAGGCTGCGCCACACCCCGAATCGCCCAATGGCAGAACCAATATATTTAATTATGGATTCAAGTCAACCCTTTTGATTTATCCGAATTGATCCAGAAGAGGGCGTATTTCAAATACACCCTTACAGGTTTATTCGATTCAAATGCCCGGCCAGAAGCTCCAGCGCCTTGACCAGAGCCTTCCCCCGATGCGAGACTTTGTTTTTTTCCACAAGCGTCATCTCGGCGAAGGTCTTTCCGGCCGGCGGGGAGAAAAAGACCGGATCATAGCCGAAACCGTCCCGGCCGGTTTTTTGTCCTGCAATAAAACCGTCCACCGTTCCTTCGACCGTTTCGACTTTATTCTCATCCCAGGCAATCGCAATAACGGTCCTGAAACGGGCGGTTCGGTTCTCTTTCGGAATCCCTTCCAGTTCTTTCAGCAGTTTCCGGTTGTTGTCGTCATAGGTGCATCCGGGGCCGGCATATCGTGATGAATAAACTCCCGGCGCGCCGCCCAGGGCATCAACTTCAAGCCCGGAATCATCGGCCAGCGCCGCCAAACCGGTAAACTCGGCGATGCCCCTGGCTTTGAGAATGGCGTTTTCCTCGAGCGTCTCCCCGGTTTCTTCGATATCGGGGAAATCGAGAAAATCCTCGAACGTCATGATCGTCACCGGAAGCTCTTCGAGGAGATGCTTTATCTCTCTGATTTTATCTTTATTCTTAGTAGCTAAAACAAGTTGCATTACTGGGCAAATTCCTTGGTAAGTCCGGTTTTTTGGAATAACTTTTTAAGCCTATCATAATTTTCACTATGTTTGCCTCTATCCGATGGATGATGCTGCCAAACTACTATTCGAGCACCATTATATATATATGATTTGCCAAAAATATTTTCAAGGTCGCTCATATCCAATTCCAAGTCTAAAGCCCACATTAATTCAATAAACGTATTACAGCAGACTATAATTTGGGGTTTAATAATATCAATTTCCCGCTTAATAAGATCTTTATCCAATTTTGTGAAGACATGCAGAAGGTTAAAATCTGCAATGGCTCCACCAGTATATTTCTTTACATTCATTATAGCGATACTCTTAATAGCTTCAGTCCGAATATTATTTTCATTCATATCCACTTCGCTATAATCAGGGAAATCATATAATATTCCAGTGGCCCATTTTGAAAGCTGGGCGGCCATTTGTAGTTTTGGTCCATCCCTGTACAGAACTCTCAGATCGCCCTCAGGGAAATCATTTGTCTCTCGTAAAACAAATAGAATCTTTTTCTTCGCCGCATCATATTTATCTTCACAAATAATGCCGTCCGCGCTAAACTTCGTGGTATCAATTTTCAGTCCAGCATATTGCTGTTTCCAATCTTCAAATAATTTGTTTAATTCGGCGGTTTTTGTTCCCACTACGAGATCAGACATGATTTGCCCTCCCGGATACATTGAAATCAAATTAATACTTGAAATGATACAATGCAATTTCATTCAAGTTGTGTCGGGTCTTGCTCGAGATTTGTCGAGAGTGTGACCCGACACCATTAATACCACTTGGCTTATATCTCCCGGTCCGGCGGGCCGTCATATACAAAATTGCGATTGCCCAGCTGTCGCATCGGTTTCTCACGCGTCATCTCTTCGTAGGCGTGCGCCAGCAGCCCCGGCACCCGCGAAATAATGAAGAAACCTTTGCCCAGCCGCCAGTCGAAACCCATGTCGGAGATCACCGCCGCGATGGCGCCGTCAACATTGATCGGCAGCGGCTTGCCCAGTTTTTCGGCCAGTGATTTCTCGATCGCTTTGCACAATTCAATATGCCGTCCCGAGAATTTCTGTTTGGCGGCAATCTCGAATAACTTCAAAGTCCGCGGGTCGATATTGTGCAGCCGGTGCCCGAAACCGGGCATGCGGAATTTCTGCTCGCGGCTCCAGTCCACCAGTTGATCGGCCAGCGTTTTGACATCACCCTCTTTGGCCGCCCATTCCTGCATGATGCGCGCGGCATTCTCGATGGCGCCGCCGTGGCTGTCGCCGATCACCAGCACCCCGCCGGCGATAGCGGCATTGAGCGAATTGCCGCCGGAGAGGATGGTACGTGTTCCCAGCACCGACGGCGGCGAACAGCCGTGATCGATCGATGAAACCAGTATCGCCCGCATCATCTCGGCCTCCGCCTTGTTCGGCAGTTCACCTTTCAGAATCAGGAAAACCGCCTCGGCGAAACTGAGCTTATCCATGATTTGTGTGATATCATAGCCCCGCACTTTTATTTTGCCGGGGCCTATATTGGTTATTGCTGTTTTCCATTCCTGGTCAGCCATAGTGCCTCCCGATTATTCGATTTTCGAAGAATCCTGATATATGGTTTCCTTGTGAATGCCTTTGTAACGAGCCTGCGCAAAACCCAGCCATTGCTCTTCCAGCGTCTTCATATCCATGTCAAACAATTCCTGAACCGCCTTGTCGAACGAGGCGGTTGTTTGCCAGAGCATTTTGAAACGATTAATGCCGAAATTATAAGTCAGGTATCCCACCAGCGATGCCGCTTCCCATTGCCGAGGCCGGGATTCCTGGCGGGCGTAACTTTCGTTGTTTATCAGCGAATCGAGCGGTATGAACTGCTTAAGTTCGATCAGCGAGGCGGCGTTATGATGGTAGTCACTCCCTGAATAATCGCGCAGAGCCACCAGGCCGTCACGCAGAAAATCATAGTCGGTGCGCCGAAGGCCCATATTATCGACCAGATATTCAGCCAGAGGCGTCCCGAACGGCGGCACCCGGTTCCAGTGAATCTGGTTCTGGGTGTGATAAGGCCCGGAATGTCCCGTCAACTGGGCCAACTCAACATCGTTATTATGAATGTAAAAATGAATGGTGTCTTTGGGAAACGCCATAGCAAGAAAAGCGCAGTCTTCCTGCAAATATCTCTCATATGCCCCTGACAATCGGTCGATATTCCTGCCCCAGTAACTGCCCTCGGGGTAATGAAAGACAAAATGCTTGTAACTGTATTTGCCCCAACCCTCATATTGCGGAGCAGTTTCGGTTTTTTCACCGCCGCAGCCGATAAACATAACCATGAGTATCGTTGCGACAAGGGCGGTTGATACGGTTATTGCTAAATTCCTCGATTTCGTCATTTTTATTGAAAACTCCCTCTATATAAAAACTTATGACAAATTTCCGGCCCGGAAGGCCCTTTCAAAGCTCAAAATATATGGCAACACCTTGTGGTTGTCAAACTTATTCGGGAAAACAAACGGCCGGTCGAAAAATCAACCGGCCAAATGAATAAATCACAATAACAGCAAAAACAAACTTGGCAGAATATTTCGAATCCTCAGCCTATCTTCTCATAAACCAATGCCTTGGTCGGGCAGAACTGAACACAGGCCGGTTTTCCCTCACAAATGTCACATTTTACAATTTCGTCGTGAATATCATCCACAAGGCTGCATCCGAATGGGCAGGCCGCAACACAGGCCATGCATTTGACACACCGTTCTTTGTCCAGATCGATAGCCCCGGTCTCTTCATTACGCTTGAGAGCATCAAACAGACAGGATTTGGCACAGGCCGCATCATCGCACTGCAAACAGACGACCGGCACATATTTATCTTTGGCATAGGTGATCGGGTAAATCCGGCTGCGGCCCGGTTTTTTATCCTGCGTATGAGTGAACGCACAGGCCAGCTCGCAGGTGCGGCAGCCGATACAGAGCGAGGGGATTACTTTATAACGGAACATCATAAGGCAACCTCCTTCGCGGCATCGACCAGGCCGCCCATTTTCAGGGCCAGTTCCAAGCGCTTACAGTCATCGCAGGTCTCGAAGTATTCCGGAGGCAGTTCCCGTTTCTCGACAAGATAGTCGGCGAATTCTTTCGCAATGATCGTCTTGCCGCACTTTTTGCAGGCAATGAGATCGAATTTCTTTTTCCAGATGGTCCGAATTCCGTTTTCATCGCTCCAGGGGATAACATCAGTCGGGCATATTTGCGCGCAACTCAGGCAGCCGATACAATCGGCCGGTTCTTCGCCGAATGGCGGCGCAATGACTTTTTCACGACCCCGGTTGATGGCCGAGATGGCACTCTTGCCGAGGACCTCGCAAATGCGGGTGCAGGCATAGCACATAATGCAGTTGTCGCCATCGGGCCGGACCCTATAACTCGTTTCGGTAATGCCATACTCTTCGGCAAGTTTCTGAATGTATTCCGAGTTGGGACAACGGGCCAGTTGCAGGTCGAGAATAATCTTACGAATCTCCATAACTTCCGGAGAATGGGTGCCGACAATCAGCCCCTCCTCGACCGGGTACAGGCATGAAGTGACATGCTTTTTCCAGCCGTTCCAGCTTTCTTTGGTTATCTCCACCGTGCACAGGCGGCAGTTGCCGGCCGGCTCGATCGCTTCATGATGGCACAGGGCGGGAATATCGATTCCCTGGCGCTTCAGCACCACCA
This sequence is a window from candidate division Zixibacteria bacterium HGW-Zixibacteria-1. Protein-coding genes within it:
- a CDS encoding 4Fe-4S ferredoxin translates to MMFRYKVIPSLCIGCRTCELACAFTHTQDKKPGRSRIYPITYAKDKYVPVVCLQCDDAACAKSCLFDALKRNEETGAIDLDKERCVKCMACVAACPFGCSLVDDIHDEIVKCDICEGKPACVQFCPTKALVYEKIG
- a CDS encoding non-canonical purine NTP pyrophosphatase, RdgB/HAM1 family; this translates as MQLVLATKNKDKIREIKHLLEELPVTIMTFEDFLDFPDIEETGETLEENAILKARGIAEFTGLAALADDSGLEVDALGGAPGVYSSRYAGPGCTYDDNNRKLLKELEGIPKENRTARFRTVIAIAWDENKVETVEGTVDGFIAGQKTGRDGFGYDPVFFSPPAGKTFAEMTLVEKNKVSHRGKALVKALELLAGHLNRINL
- a CDS encoding histidine kinase, which produces MNTGGRMRVHDILKSKGSGFEAISPGQGVKEAINKMLDKKIGSLLVMNNEELVGIVTDRDIFWKVNREGDRMLSVKVADIMTTKLVVGLPDDDIETAMAYMTNNRFRHLPIMDGSKVVGIISIGDIVKAQVHNLKVENRYLIDYITGKYPA
- a CDS encoding GNAT family N-acetyltransferase: MSLKKKNENNLIPTIPSLIGKDVYLRPADAADYELTYQWFLAADPQSQTCRHSILTTPANAAERGRHREPTPDRGEFIIVRIEDDQPVGKLSFFNLNMLNRSAELGYTVDPDEQKKGYGGEGLRLLIKYLFLQLNLNKVYAQTGSFNKASIKLLESLDFKLDGTLRQHHYYNGDLYDDLVYSLLRFEFSF
- a CDS encoding citryl-CoA lyase yields the protein MADQEWKTAITNIGPGKIKVRGYDITQIMDKLSFAEAVFLILKGELPNKAEAEMMRAILVSSIDHGCSPPSVLGTRTILSGGNSLNAAIAGGVLVIGDSHGGAIENAARIMQEWAAKEGDVKTLADQLVDWSREQKFRMPGFGHRLHNIDPRTLKLFEIAAKQKFSGRHIELCKAIEKSLAEKLGKPLPINVDGAIAAVISDMGFDWRLGKGFFIISRVPGLLAHAYEEMTREKPMRQLGNRNFVYDGPPDREI